Proteins encoded within one genomic window of Armatimonadota bacterium:
- a CDS encoding type II toxin-antitoxin system HicB family antitoxin, with amino-acid sequence MAKRRKELKLTVIVAESADGGYVGYVEELPGCATQGETMEELQENMRDLIPSFIEALVMESREKQTCQTIGKVVQRKTYRVRPVELVHA; translated from the coding sequence ATGGCGAAGCGAAGAAAGGAACTCAAGCTGACCGTGATCGTGGCAGAGTCTGCAGACGGCGGCTACGTAGGGTATGTGGAGGAATTACCGGGGTGCGCCACTCAAGGCGAGACCATGGAGGAACTCCAAGAGAACATGCGGGACCTGATTCCATCCTTCATCGAAGCACTCGTTATGGAATCCCGCGAGAAGCAGACCTGTCAGACCATTGGCAAAGTGGTCCAGCGGAAGACCTACCGTGTCCGCCCCGTGGAGCTTGTTCACGCCTAG